The sequence GGTGGCCAAGACGGCGAACCTGCTCCAGGAGGAGTTCGACGTCGGTCCCGGGAGCCGGGTGACGCTCGCCCTGCCGGTGCACTGGCAGACCGCCGCCGTCCTGCTCGCGGTGTGGAGCTGTGGCGCCACCGTCGTCGACACCGCCGCGGAGGACGAGGGCCGGCTCGATGACGCCGACGTCGTCCTGGCCGCCCAGGACCGGCTGCCCGCGCTGGAGGAACTCGGCCCTGCCGAACTCCTCGGCCTGTCACTGCACCCGCTGGGCATGGGCATGTCCGGGTACGTGGGCCCCGCGCGTGACTTCGCCCTGGAAGTGCGATCGCACGGTGACGTCTTCCACCCGTGGCAGGTCCCGGACCCGACCACGCCCGGGCTGGTCGTCGGTGGGCTCGAACTGCTCCTCGGAGGGCTGGTGAACGCCGCCCGGGAGCTCGCCACCCGGCTTGGCCTGGCCGAAGGCGACCGGGTTCTCGTCGACGAACAGACCGCCGCGGAGGCCGGCCCGGTCGCCTGGCTGCTGGCTCCCCTGTCCGCCGGCGCCTCCATCGTGCTCGTCCGATCACCCGATCCGGCGCTCCTGCCCGCTCGGGCCGCGACCGAGCGGGTCACCGCGACGCTGGGGCGGCGGGTGGACGGCGTTCGCGAGCTGGGCCGGCCCGCTTGATCGGTCCCGTGGGACCGGGGGACGATCGGGTGCACGAGCGTCGTCGTGGAGCCGACCAGGACCGCACCCGGACCGAACGCCCGGCCTGGTCATCCACCACGTCAGTGCGCCGGTCGCAATCCGTGCACCACGCCGCTGCACTCCCCGACGACGTCGTCGAGCGGTCTCTTCGTCGCCCCAGCTGGCGATGTCCACCCCGTCGCCGAGTAGTACGGCAAACGGACGACCGCCCCGTCCCATTCGACCTGATACCCGTGGGCCATGGTGCACCCTCCACTCGAGCATTCGTGCCGGAGGTAGGCACTCGACTACTTGCCGTGCATTTCCGAAACGCCGACATCACGGGCCCTTCAGCCCCGCCTGTGGCCCCGTCCTGCAACCTCCCAGCGAGGTTCCGACGGGCACCGTCGGCGTCCACCAGTTGAGTGCGTCAGGGGGTCAAGCGTCAGAACGTCAAACAGGTGTCACACCGGCTCTCCCATGATGTTCCGCCTGGTGCCGAGATCACTCCCGGGGGCCGCATTCGGACGCAGACGCGGCTGCGACTCTGAAGGCAACCACATCGTCTTGACCCGCGAGAACACCGGTCGACGTCCTACTTCAGGAGACTCCGTGCGATCACCATGCGCTGCACCTGGTTGGTCCCCTCGTAGATCTGAGTGATCTTGGCGTCGCGCATCATGCGCTCGACCGGGAAGTCCTGGGTGTAGCCGGCGCCGCCGAACAGCTGGACGGCGTCGGTGGTCACCTGCATGGCGACGTCGGAGGCGAACGCCTTCGCGGAGGCCGAGACGCGGGTGACGTCGGGGCGCCCCTGCTCCCCCGCCGCCGCGGCGACGTAGACCAGGTGGCGGGCCGCCTCGATCCGCATCTCCATGTCGGCGAGCACGAACTGCACCCCCTGGAACGAGCCGACGCTCGTTCCGAACTGCTTCCGCTCCTTGACGTAGGCGACCGCGGCGTCGAGCGCGCCCTGGGCGACGCCGACGGCCTGGGCGCCGATGGTCGGGCGGGTGAAGTCCAGCGTCCGCAGCGCGGTCTTGAAGCCCGTGCCGGGTGCGCCGATGATCCGGTCGGCCGGGACGGTGCAGTCGGTGAAGTACAGCTCGCAGGTGGGCGAGCCCTTGATGCCCATCTTGCGTTCCTTCGGCCCCACGGCGAAGCCGGGGTCGTCCCGGTGCACGGCGAACGCCGAGATGCCGTTGGCACCAGTCTCCGGGTCGGTGACGGCCATGACCGTGTACCACTCGGAGACGCCGGCGTTGGTGATCCAGGCCTTGGTGCCGTTGAGCACCCAGTTCTCGCCGTCGAGCCGGGCACGGGTCTTCATCGCGGCGGCGTCGGAGCCGGCTTCGCGCTCGGAGAGCCCGTAGCTGATCATCGCGTCGCCCGACGCGATCGACGGCAGGACCTTCTGCTTCACGTCCTCGGACGCCGACAGGATGATCGGCATCGACCCGAGCTTGTTGACCGCCGGGATGAGCGAGGCGCTCATGTCGACCCGGGCGACCTCCTCGATGACGATGCAGGTGGCGATCGCGTCGGCGCCCTCGCCGCCGTACTGCTCGGGGATGTGGGTGGCGTGGAAGCCGGCCGCGGTGAGCGCCTTCTGCGCCTCGATCGGGTAGCGCGACTCGGCGTCGACCTCGGCGGCGTAGGGGGCGATCTCCCGCTCGGCGATGTCGCGCACCGCCGCCCGGATGGCCTCGTGCTCCTCGGTCAAGGCGTACAGCCCGCTGTTCGTACCCACGCCGTCGATCCTAGGAGGTCCGACTACCCGTCGGTAGCGAGGCGCTCCTGGAGGGTGAGATCACGGGCGACGACGCTCTCGGCGAGCTCGGCCTGGAACCGCTCGACCCGCGCTCGCAGCTGCGGGTCGGCGGCGGCGAGGATGCGGACGGCGAGCAGGCCGGCGTTCCGCCCACCGCCGATGCCGACGGTCGCCACCGGCACCCCGGCCGGCATCTGCACGATCGACAGCAGGCTGTCGATCCCGTCGAGCCGGTCCAGCGGGCGCGGCACGCCGATGACCGGCAGCGGCGTGGCCGCGGCGACCATGCCGGGCAGGTGCGCCGCTCCCCCGGCGCCGGCGACGATCACCCGCAGACCCCGGGCGGCCGCACCCTCGGCGTAGTCGAGCATCCGGCGCGGGGTGCGGTGGGCGGAGAGGACGTGCGCCTCCCAGCCGACGCCGAACTCCACCAGCGCTTCGGCGGCCGGCGCCATCATCGGCCAGTCCGAGTCGCTGCCCATGACGATCCCGACGACCGGGTCGTCGGCAGGGACCAGCCGGCTCACGGGGGCCTCCTCGGCGCTCAGTGGTCGTGCTCGAAGGCGAAAGCGGGGTCGACGACCCCGTCGGCCAGGTAGCGCGCGGCGGCGACCGCGCGGGCCCGCACCTCCGCGACGTCGTCGCCCAGGGCGGTCACGTGCCCCAGCTTGCGGCCCCGGCGCTGGGTCTTGCCGTACCAGTGCAGCTTCACGTCGGGCCAGTGCGCCATGAAGTGGTGGATGCGCTCGTCGAGCGCGGGCCCCGACCAGTCCTCGGCCGCCGCGGCGCCACCGAGGACGTTGGCCATCACCGCGACCGGCGCGGTCATCGCCGTCGACCCCAGCGGGTAGTCGAGGACGGCGCGCAGGTGCTGCTCGAACTGGCTG is a genomic window of Blastococcus sp. HT6-30 containing:
- the purE gene encoding 5-(carboxyamino)imidazole ribonucleotide mutase; translation: MGSDSDWPMMAPAAEALVEFGVGWEAHVLSAHRTPRRMLDYAEGAAARGLRVIVAGAGGAAHLPGMVAAATPLPVIGVPRPLDRLDGIDSLLSIVQMPAGVPVATVGIGGGRNAGLLAVRILAAADPQLRARVERFQAELAESVVARDLTLQERLATDG
- a CDS encoding TIGR03089 family protein, giving the protein MAATLPADLLSAVLRRDGAAPLVTQYDDTTGERVELSAATLANWVAKTANLLQEEFDVGPGSRVTLALPVHWQTAAVLLAVWSCGATVVDTAAEDEGRLDDADVVLAAQDRLPALEELGPAELLGLSLHPLGMGMSGYVGPARDFALEVRSHGDVFHPWQVPDPTTPGLVVGGLELLLGGLVNAARELATRLGLAEGDRVLVDEQTAAEAGPVAWLLAPLSAGASIVLVRSPDPALLPARAATERVTATLGRRVDGVRELGRPA
- a CDS encoding acyl-CoA dehydrogenase family protein, with amino-acid sequence MGTNSGLYALTEEHEAIRAAVRDIAEREIAPYAAEVDAESRYPIEAQKALTAAGFHATHIPEQYGGEGADAIATCIVIEEVARVDMSASLIPAVNKLGSMPIILSASEDVKQKVLPSIASGDAMISYGLSEREAGSDAAAMKTRARLDGENWVLNGTKAWITNAGVSEWYTVMAVTDPETGANGISAFAVHRDDPGFAVGPKERKMGIKGSPTCELYFTDCTVPADRIIGAPGTGFKTALRTLDFTRPTIGAQAVGVAQGALDAAVAYVKERKQFGTSVGSFQGVQFVLADMEMRIEAARHLVYVAAAAGEQGRPDVTRVSASAKAFASDVAMQVTTDAVQLFGGAGYTQDFPVERMMRDAKITQIYEGTNQVQRMVIARSLLK